A stretch of the Bacteroidota bacterium genome encodes the following:
- a CDS encoding response regulator transcription factor has product MNCIIIDDHELSRKALEHFIEKAGFLNLIHSFSNPISALSFILNNKEIDLIFLDIEMPEMNGMEFINTAKQHLPQIILTTHHKEFALDAFEHNVTDYIMKPITYPRFFQAVSKARNIFEKQATYHISNDTVFVKSGTSILKLKKADIVYVEALVDYVVLHTAKEKFIIHSSMNAMENKLSPKEYMRVHRSYIVRIDAIDSIEDNAISYNEKLIPIGKTYREEVLKRLNMF; this is encoded by the coding sequence ATGAATTGTATTATTATTGACGATCACGAATTATCAAGAAAAGCATTGGAACATTTCATTGAGAAAGCAGGGTTTCTCAATTTAATCCATTCATTTTCAAACCCTATCAGTGCCTTATCTTTTATTTTAAATAACAAAGAAATAGATTTAATATTTCTTGATATTGAAATGCCTGAAATGAACGGAATGGAATTTATTAATACTGCAAAACAACATTTACCACAGATTATTTTAACCACCCACCATAAAGAGTTCGCATTAGATGCCTTTGAACATAACGTTACAGACTATATAATGAAACCTATAACATATCCAAGGTTTTTTCAGGCAGTATCAAAAGCAAGAAATATATTTGAAAAACAAGCCACGTATCATATAAGTAACGATACTGTATTTGTGAAAAGCGGGACTTCCATTTTAAAATTAAAAAAAGCAGATATTGTATATGTTGAGGCTTTAGTTGATTATGTGGTTCTGCATACAGCAAAAGAAAAATTTATTATTCACTCCTCCATGAATGCAATGGAGAATAAATTATCCCCAAAAGAATATATGCGCGTCCATCGCTCATATATCGTTAGAATTGATGCCATTGACAGCATTGAAGATAATGCCATTTCCTATAACGAGAAACTCATCCCAATTGGCAAAACATACCGCGAAGAAGTTTTAAAGCGGTTGAATATGTTTTAA
- a CDS encoding response regulator has product MSPLSNIDPNKLFPFYFIIDKSLCIIDAGKGLLKLYPAIINDQFPNQFKFERPFSILPEFNSILEYSQQIFILKSTKEEKLMFRGQAICMATEEKVIFLISPWITNVDELKKHNLLLTDFALHDTITDMLQILRSNEIAMNDINELVDTLKYSEGQIKLNEEKFRSIIENMGLGLLEINNDDVIIYPNERFCKMTGHMREDLIGKNTLDAIFTGNKYKSKISLQNIKKMLGQENVFEIQMRKKGGEIMWALISEAPLYDIKQNIIGSIGIYLDITERKNYEQELRSAKELAENSKKVKEQFLANMSHEIRTPMNAIIGMAKILEENNLNEEQKECITVINLSADNLLSIINDILDFSKIESGKITFEKHPFKLRKVIEGIIQTLHFTVNSKSIILNYSISDNVPPVIIGDIVRLRQILLNLCSNSIKFTEQGTVSIDVQLKEQRDNDYTLLFTVTDTGIGIPADKLPTIFESFVQASGDTTRKYGGTGLGLTITKQLIELQGGCISVKSKINEGSQFSFTITFTKGEEDQLELGENEKEFAFTGLEGINVLLAEDNPMNQILAKKIFNKWNLKYDIAENGKIAIEKLAQTDYDIILMDMHMPEMDGYETVKYIRKQLSPPKSLIPIIAVTANAIIGEEEKCLATGMNDYISKPLNNKKLYQKMLKLLRKDPVSEPQQVTLELEPKINTESVKCVDLTYLKQIAEGSREFMIEMINSFIADTPKTLSDMDSAFAGKRWPELKIIAHTMKSSVDFMGIHSIREVVRNIEKFAEKRTNLESLPDLIETTKFTCIKALEELKVEIKRLS; this is encoded by the coding sequence ATGTCTCCGTTATCCAATATTGATCCTAATAAGTTATTTCCATTCTATTTTATTATAGATAAATCCTTATGTATTATTGATGCCGGCAAAGGTTTATTAAAATTATATCCTGCAATAATTAATGATCAATTTCCCAACCAGTTTAAGTTTGAACGTCCGTTTAGCATATTGCCTGAGTTCAATTCTATTTTAGAATATTCACAACAAATCTTTATTCTTAAATCCACTAAGGAAGAAAAGCTTATGTTCAGAGGTCAGGCTATCTGTATGGCTACGGAAGAAAAAGTAATATTTCTTATTTCCCCCTGGATTACTAATGTTGACGAACTTAAAAAACATAATTTATTACTAACGGATTTTGCGCTGCATGATACAATTACAGATATGCTCCAAATTTTGAGGTCCAATGAAATCGCAATGAATGACATAAATGAATTGGTTGACACATTAAAATATTCAGAGGGACAAATTAAATTAAACGAAGAAAAATTCAGAAGCATAATCGAAAACATGGGATTGGGATTGTTAGAAATAAACAATGATGATGTTATCATTTATCCTAATGAAAGATTTTGTAAAATGACAGGGCATATGAGGGAAGATTTGATTGGGAAAAACACATTGGATGCAATTTTTACCGGGAATAAATATAAATCAAAAATAAGCCTTCAGAATATCAAAAAAATGCTGGGTCAGGAAAATGTGTTTGAAATACAGATGAGAAAAAAAGGAGGGGAAATAATGTGGGCATTAATCAGTGAAGCTCCTCTATATGATATAAAACAGAATATCATAGGTTCTATCGGTATTTATCTTGACATAACAGAACGTAAAAATTACGAGCAGGAACTTCGTAGCGCAAAAGAACTCGCCGAAAATTCAAAAAAAGTAAAAGAACAATTCCTGGCTAATATGAGCCATGAAATTCGCACGCCAATGAATGCAATTATAGGAATGGCTAAGATATTAGAAGAAAATAATCTTAATGAGGAACAAAAAGAATGTATTACAGTAATTAACCTATCTGCTGATAACCTGCTTTCAATTATCAATGATATTCTTGATTTTTCAAAAATAGAATCCGGAAAAATTACATTTGAAAAACACCCTTTTAAGCTAAGGAAAGTAATAGAAGGGATAATACAAACCCTGCATTTTACAGTAAATTCCAAAAGTATTATACTTAATTATTCTATTTCTGACAATGTTCCCCCTGTTATTATCGGTGATATTGTGAGACTAAGACAAATATTATTAAACCTTTGCAGTAACTCAATTAAATTCACTGAGCAAGGAACGGTCAGTATTGATGTTCAGTTAAAAGAACAAAGGGATAATGACTATACGCTTCTTTTTACCGTAACTGATACAGGAATCGGAATCCCGGCAGATAAGCTGCCAACTATTTTTGAAAGTTTTGTACAGGCAAGTGGAGATACGACCCGTAAATATGGAGGGACGGGACTTGGTTTAACAATAACAAAACAATTAATAGAACTTCAGGGTGGCTGTATTTCGGTTAAAAGTAAAATTAATGAGGGTTCTCAATTTTCCTTTACTATCACTTTTACAAAAGGCGAAGAAGATCAGTTAGAGTTGGGTGAAAATGAAAAGGAATTTGCATTTACAGGACTGGAAGGAATAAATGTTTTACTGGCTGAAGATAATCCAATGAACCAGATTTTAGCAAAAAAAATATTCAATAAATGGAACCTGAAATATGATATTGCAGAAAACGGAAAGATCGCCATTGAAAAGTTAGCTCAAACTGATTACGACATTATTCTGATGGATATGCACATGCCGGAGATGGATGGATACGAAACAGTGAAATATATAAGAAAACAACTATCCCCTCCTAAATCCCTGATTCCTATAATCGCTGTTACTGCTAACGCAATTATTGGTGAAGAAGAAAAATGCCTGGCAACCGGAATGAATGACTATATTTCCAAACCTCTGAATAATAAAAAATTATATCAAAAAATGTTAAAATTGTTACGGAAGGATCCGGTTTCAGAACCCCAACAAGTTACTTTAGAACTAGAACCCAAAATAAATACCGAAAGTGTAAAATGTGTTGATCTCACCTACCTGAAACAGATTGCAGAGGGTAGCAGGGAATTTATGATTGAAATGATTAATTCTTTCATTGCTGACACTCCTAAAACACTTAGTGATATGGATAGTGCATTTGCCGGAAAAAGATGGCCTGAATTAAAAATAATTGCCCACACAATGAAATCATCCGTTGATTTTATGGGAATACATAGTATTAGAGAAGTTGTACGCAATATCGAAAAATTTGCTGAAAAAAGAACAAATCTTGAGTCTTTGCCTGATCTTATTGAGACGACAAAGTTTACCTGCATAAAAGCACTGGAAGAATTAAAAGTTGAAATTAAACGTCTCTCCTAA
- a CDS encoding heme NO-binding domain-containing protein yields MYGIVNKAIQGLVTENFGEKAWNEVKIKSGVNVKSFLSNEPYPDDITYKLAGAASEVLNISLRDVLISFGEYWVLKTGQQHYGSLMQAGGNNLKEFLINLPGFHSRVMLIYPKLTPPEFKISDIEENSLHVHYYSQRKGLKDFVFGLLQGLGKMYKTETQITLLQNTDEGFDHNVFLVKW; encoded by the coding sequence ATGTACGGAATAGTAAATAAAGCTATACAGGGACTTGTAACTGAAAATTTTGGGGAAAAGGCCTGGAATGAAGTAAAAATAAAAAGCGGAGTGAACGTAAAATCATTTTTAAGTAATGAACCTTATCCTGATGATATTACGTATAAGTTGGCAGGAGCTGCATCAGAGGTGTTGAATATTTCGCTTAGGGATGTGCTTATTTCTTTTGGGGAATATTGGGTATTAAAAACAGGACAACAGCATTATGGATCACTGATGCAGGCCGGTGGAAATAATTTGAAAGAATTTTTAATTAATCTGCCCGGTTTTCATAGCCGGGTTATGCTTATTTATCCTAAACTTACTCCTCCTGAGTTTAAAATATCTGATATTGAGGAAAATTCTTTACATGTGCATTATTATTCACAACGAAAAGGACTAAAAGATTTTGTTTTCGGCCTCTTACAAGGGCTGGGCAAAATGTATAAAACAGAAACACAAATAACTTTGCTGCAAAATACAGACGAAGGATTTGATCATAATGTTTTTTTGGTAAAATGGTAA
- a CDS encoding U32 family peptidase encodes MGNIELMSPAGSFESLHAAIEAGADAVYFGIEQLNMRARSGNNFTLYDLEEIYKICSGKKVKTYLTLNTIIYDHDISLMKKIVMAAKKNHINAVIACDQAVLGYAKKIGMQVHISTQANVSNLESVLFYSEYADAVVLARELSLRQVADIVKQVRRKNIKGPSGELIKIEVFVHGALCMAVSGKCYMSLHSHYASANRGACIQNCRRSYIVKDKEEEIEFEIDNEYIMSSKDLCTIDFIDKIIEAGVNIMKIEGRGRSADYVYTATKCYREAIDSYINGTYSKTGIDKWKHELATVFNRGFWEGYYLGKKTGEWADTYGSKATKRKIYMGKGIKYFSNKKVGEFKLESGQLSIGNSIMIIGPTTGIIRDKVAELRLQDTSVQSVSKGAVFSLPLKKKIRPSDKLYKVVEAE; translated from the coding sequence ATGGGTAACATTGAACTGATGTCACCTGCAGGGTCATTTGAGTCATTGCATGCCGCTATTGAAGCAGGGGCTGATGCTGTTTATTTTGGTATAGAGCAATTGAATATGCGGGCCAGGTCAGGCAATAATTTTACTTTATATGATCTGGAAGAAATATATAAAATATGTTCCGGGAAAAAGGTAAAAACATACCTGACATTAAATACAATAATTTATGATCACGATATTTCTTTAATGAAGAAAATTGTAATGGCTGCAAAGAAAAATCATATTAATGCCGTTATCGCCTGTGATCAGGCTGTTTTGGGATATGCAAAAAAGATTGGAATGCAGGTTCATATATCTACCCAGGCAAATGTAAGTAACCTGGAAAGTGTACTATTCTACTCTGAATATGCTGATGCTGTTGTACTTGCCAGGGAATTAAGTTTGCGGCAGGTTGCAGATATTGTAAAGCAGGTCAGAAGAAAAAACATCAAAGGCCCCTCAGGAGAGCTGATAAAAATAGAAGTATTTGTACATGGCGCGTTATGTATGGCTGTTTCCGGAAAATGCTATATGAGTTTGCATTCCCATTACGCTTCGGCAAACAGGGGAGCCTGTATTCAAAATTGCAGGAGAAGTTATATTGTAAAGGACAAGGAAGAGGAAATTGAATTTGAAATTGACAATGAGTATATCATGTCATCCAAAGATTTATGCACAATCGACTTTATTGATAAAATTATTGAGGCCGGCGTTAATATTATGAAAATTGAAGGGAGAGGACGCTCCGCTGATTATGTATATACTGCAACGAAGTGTTATCGTGAGGCCATTGATTCTTATATCAATGGAACATACAGCAAAACAGGAATTGATAAATGGAAACATGAATTAGCCACAGTTTTTAACAGGGGCTTTTGGGAGGGCTATTACCTGGGGAAGAAAACCGGGGAATGGGCGGATACTTACGGTTCAAAAGCGACGAAAAGAAAAATATATATGGGAAAGGGAATAAAGTATTTCAGTAACAAAAAAGTCGGAGAATTTAAACTTGAGTCCGGGCAGCTATCTATAGGTAATAGTATAATGATAATAGGGCCGACAACAGGTATAATCCGCGATAAAGTAGCAGAATTACGTTTACAGGATACATCGGTTCAGTCGGTAAGCAAAGGAGCGGTTTTTTCTCTTCCGTTAAAGAAAAAAATACGTCCTTCTGATAAATTGTATAAAGTGGTTGAAGCCGAATGA
- a CDS encoding ferredoxin, which yields MIRIIHQRDKCIGCNACVEAAWSRWRMSRKDGKSILIGGIKKKYIYSAVVGDDERSENIQASVNCPVGIIQLIQM from the coding sequence ATGATACGGATTATTCATCAGCGCGATAAATGCATTGGATGTAATGCCTGCGTTGAAGCAGCCTGGTCAAGATGGAGAATGTCGCGGAAAGACGGGAAAAGTATTTTGATTGGCGGGATCAAAAAAAAATATATTTATTCGGCAGTTGTCGGCGATGACGAGCGAAGCGAAAATATTCAGGCATCCGTGAATTGCCCTGTAGGAATAATACAATTAATACAAATGTAA
- a CDS encoding acyl-CoA thioesterase — MKRTKSPNESETIMTEVVFPNDTNPMGIVQGGRIIQLMDIACAVCAQTHSGKVAVTASIDKVSFKESAKLGDILTVKAKITRAFTTSMEIYAEVWAKRLPDMKPFLANKAFFTFVALDENARPTVVIPLKPVTSHEIIQYAEALKRRKSRIKQ; from the coding sequence ATGAAGAGAACGAAAAGTCCAAATGAATCGGAAACAATTATGACTGAAGTTGTTTTCCCAAATGACACTAATCCTATGGGAATTGTGCAGGGAGGAAGAATAATACAATTAATGGATATAGCTTGTGCCGTTTGCGCTCAAACACATTCGGGAAAGGTAGCTGTTACCGCTTCTATTGATAAAGTTTCCTTTAAGGAGTCTGCAAAATTAGGGGATATATTAACTGTGAAGGCGAAAATTACAAGGGCATTTACTACTTCTATGGAGATTTATGCGGAAGTATGGGCCAAGCGCTTGCCGGATATGAAACCGTTCCTTGCAAATAAAGCCTTCTTTACATTTGTTGCTCTTGACGAGAACGCAAGGCCTACCGTCGTTATACCATTGAAACCCGTAACATCCCATGAAATAATACAATATGCCGAGGCATTGAAGAGAAGAAAGAGCAGAATAAAACAATAA
- a CDS encoding tryptophanase: MEFKTIIEPFKIKMVEPIKMTTREERKIFLERAHYNPFLLSSEQVMIDLLTDSGTSAMSSNQWAGIMMGDESYAGAKSWQRMEAAIHSLTGLEYIFPTHQGRAAERILYGYLGGKGKTFISNTHFDTTRANIEFSGAEAIDIPIAEGLNPSLIHPFKGNMDLKKLERLIRQKGPKNIGGVILTVTNNSSGGQPASMDNAKGISRICKKYKVNFFLDCCRIAENAYFIKQRESGFEKYTYKEIAQEMFSLTDGAIMSAKKDALVNMGGFLALKNKKLADACRNLLIITEGFTTYGGLSGRDMEAIAIGLEEVFDANYLHYRISSTAYLGKRLNKMGIPLIMPIGGHAVYIDAKSLYPHIPVNQYPGQTLVCELYLAGGIRSVEIGSVMFGKYDKKKALIPASMELVRLAIPRRVYTQSHIEYVIEIFERLLLNRKNTKGYRIIEEPEFLRHFTAHFMPAS; the protein is encoded by the coding sequence ATGGAATTCAAAACGATAATAGAACCATTTAAAATAAAAATGGTTGAGCCGATTAAAATGACAACGCGTGAAGAGCGAAAGATCTTTTTAGAACGGGCACACTATAATCCGTTTCTGCTAAGTTCGGAACAGGTAATGATTGATTTGCTTACGGACAGTGGTACATCGGCTATGAGCTCCAATCAATGGGCCGGTATAATGATGGGTGACGAATCCTACGCAGGCGCTAAAAGCTGGCAAAGAATGGAAGCTGCAATCCATTCACTTACCGGATTGGAGTATATTTTTCCGACTCACCAGGGAAGGGCAGCCGAACGTATTTTGTATGGTTACCTCGGAGGCAAAGGAAAAACATTTATCAGTAATACACATTTTGACACCACTCGTGCCAATATTGAATTTTCGGGTGCTGAAGCGATTGATATTCCAATTGCCGAAGGACTTAATCCGTCATTGATACATCCCTTTAAGGGAAATATGGACTTGAAAAAATTAGAAAGGTTGATCAGGCAAAAAGGCCCGAAAAATATTGGAGGAGTTATACTTACGGTTACTAACAACAGTAGTGGTGGGCAGCCTGCAAGTATGGATAACGCGAAAGGCATAAGCCGGATATGCAAAAAATATAAGGTGAATTTTTTCCTTGATTGTTGCCGTATTGCCGAGAATGCCTACTTCATCAAACAGAGGGAGAGCGGCTTTGAAAAATATACTTACAAAGAAATCGCGCAGGAAATGTTTTCACTCACAGATGGAGCTATTATGAGCGCAAAGAAAGACGCATTAGTGAATATGGGAGGATTCCTGGCGTTAAAAAATAAAAAGCTCGCAGATGCCTGTAGAAATCTTTTAATAATTACGGAAGGCTTCACAACATACGGAGGACTTTCAGGCAGGGATATGGAAGCTATCGCCATTGGCCTGGAAGAAGTTTTTGACGCCAATTATTTGCATTATAGAATAAGCAGTACGGCTTACCTTGGGAAAAGGCTTAATAAAATGGGTATTCCATTAATAATGCCTATTGGAGGACACGCGGTTTATATTGATGCGAAATCGCTTTATCCGCACATCCCGGTTAATCAATACCCCGGACAAACCCTGGTATGTGAACTTTACCTGGCAGGAGGCATCCGTTCTGTAGAAATAGGTTCTGTAATGTTCGGTAAATATGACAAAAAGAAGGCACTCATTCCCGCATCAATGGAACTCGTTAGGCTGGCTATTCCAAGGAGAGTTTATACTCAAAGTCACATAGAATATGTAATAGAAATTTTTGAAAGGCTCTTGCTAAATCGAAAAAACACCAAAGGCTATAGGATTATTGAAGAACCTGAATTTTTAAGACATTTTACCGCTCATTTCATGCCGGCTTCCTGA
- a CDS encoding Crp/Fnr family transcriptional regulator — protein sequence MIIPSNKQKEAPSCDKCESSHNSIFCVLNKGELAELSESKSYISYKKGQMIFYEGNHPQGLYCIYSGKVKIHKLGHDGKDQILRLAKKGNVIGYRALLGDDSYHASATAMEDSVICFFPKGVYQNQIISNASLSMQIIRLLSADLKLAEHKAMNMVQKQVRERIAETILMLKEFFGLESDNATINTVLTRESIGNIAGTTTETAIRILSELNKNKTIELLGKRIKILNSKELIKIANINE from the coding sequence ATGATAATTCCTTCAAACAAACAAAAAGAAGCACCTTCATGCGACAAGTGTGAATCTTCGCATAATTCTATTTTTTGTGTTTTAAACAAGGGAGAGTTAGCTGAGCTCTCAGAAAGCAAGTCATATATTTCATATAAAAAGGGGCAGATGATATTTTATGAAGGGAATCATCCCCAGGGTTTGTATTGCATATATTCCGGAAAAGTAAAAATTCACAAGTTAGGACATGATGGGAAAGATCAGATCTTACGCCTTGCAAAAAAGGGGAATGTGATTGGGTATCGTGCATTGTTGGGCGATGATAGCTATCACGCATCGGCTACAGCAATGGAAGATTCAGTAATATGCTTCTTCCCTAAAGGGGTATATCAAAATCAAATCATTTCAAATGCCTCGCTTTCAATGCAGATTATAAGACTGCTCTCTGCCGACCTGAAATTAGCAGAACATAAAGCGATGAATATGGTACAAAAACAGGTGCGTGAACGAATTGCTGAAACTATTCTGATGTTAAAAGAGTTCTTCGGGCTTGAGTCTGATAATGCTACCATAAATACTGTTCTTACGCGGGAAAGTATCGGAAATATTGCAGGTACTACAACTGAAACTGCGATAAGAATTTTATCCGAGCTTAATAAAAATAAAACTATAGAGTTATTAGGAAAGAGAATAAAAATCCTGAATAGCAAGGAATTGATAAAAATTGCCAATATTAATGAGTAG
- a CDS encoding glycosyltransferase family 39 protein yields MSKKERKDKSSNTSSAGSISDRKLYFFIFAFSFLLYGNTIKNGFSLDDEYVSRNHDQVKKGISGIAEIFSTYYTAGSNTTHLYGYRPITKATYAIEYSLFGENPHVSHFINIIIYALIGVVIFRMLKKWLTNYNIVFPFLITLLFLSHPIHTEVVASIKNRDVLLTFLGSFIMIYFSLRYIELNKFTYLLLSILFAVFAFLSKPETAPAAVIIPFVVYFFTNSSVKKGIWIALLLTGLGILVHLMISVNLPYLGRPENTMEFHDNPLYFIKDWSIRLGVAFNSLYYYLRMLIVHYPLLYFYGYNTIPIESVFNVVPLLSLFIHLSMAVFAFLNLRKKSILSFGIIWYLVYVSIIANILIPAAGIVAERFIFGASFGFCIILAYFLLKFSKVHFESVSKRFSGNPTFVFLSGIILLLFTWQTISRNNDWKDQLTLFRHDIQYLDNSVKAHETLGASLMKESNFAKSEEERARIVAEAIGHYKRTLEIYPDFAMGNNNLGTFYANLYNDCENAIPLFIKAIEVDSSFGEAMINLGLCYTRQSRIDDAISMLERGITIERGKFMISYTTLIALYFEKGNSEKGIRLFEEAVKFFPDSEVPYREMGNQYIAKGDTLESVKYFGLSLKIKGDSQLSDFVSNYFYRKGDTLRGKAYQIQKR; encoded by the coding sequence GTGAGTAAAAAGGAAAGAAAAGATAAATCTTCCAACACATCATCAGCCGGCTCCATTTCCGACAGAAAACTATATTTCTTCATTTTTGCTTTCTCTTTTTTACTCTATGGAAACACCATTAAGAATGGATTTTCTCTTGACGATGAATATGTTTCACGCAATCATGATCAGGTAAAGAAAGGCATAAGCGGTATAGCCGAAATTTTTTCGACGTATTATACGGCCGGTTCAAATACAACACATTTATATGGATATCGTCCAATTACAAAAGCAACTTATGCGATTGAATATAGTTTGTTTGGAGAGAATCCTCATGTGAGCCATTTTATCAATATTATTATTTATGCTTTAATCGGAGTGGTTATTTTCCGTATGCTCAAAAAGTGGCTTACTAATTATAACATTGTTTTCCCCTTTTTAATTACGCTTTTATTCCTATCTCATCCCATACATACTGAAGTTGTCGCCTCTATAAAAAACCGGGATGTATTGTTAACATTTCTCGGAAGTTTTATTATGATATATTTCTCGCTCCGGTATATTGAATTAAACAAGTTTACCTATCTTCTGCTTTCAATTCTTTTTGCAGTTTTTGCTTTCCTCTCGAAACCGGAAACTGCTCCGGCCGCAGTTATTATTCCATTTGTCGTATATTTTTTCACAAATTCTTCGGTAAAGAAAGGTATTTGGATCGCGCTTCTCCTGACTGGTCTGGGGATATTGGTGCATTTAATGATAAGTGTTAATCTGCCATACCTCGGGAGACCAGAGAATACTATGGAGTTTCACGATAATCCGCTATACTTTATAAAGGACTGGTCGATCCGGTTGGGTGTGGCTTTTAATTCACTCTATTACTACCTGCGGATGCTTATTGTACATTATCCATTGCTTTATTTTTACGGATACAATACAATTCCTATTGAAAGTGTTTTTAATGTAGTTCCTCTTTTATCCTTGTTCATTCATCTCAGCATGGCGGTTTTTGCATTTCTGAATTTGAGAAAAAAAAGTATTCTTTCATTTGGAATTATTTGGTATCTCGTTTACGTTTCAATAATTGCAAATATTCTTATCCCGGCTGCAGGGATTGTAGCTGAGCGTTTTATTTTTGGCGCTTCATTCGGATTTTGTATTATACTTGCCTATTTCCTGTTGAAATTTTCAAAGGTGCATTTTGAATCAGTATCCAAACGCTTTTCAGGGAATCCAACTTTTGTTTTTCTTTCAGGTATTATTCTTTTGCTATTTACGTGGCAAACAATTTCGCGAAACAATGACTGGAAGGACCAGCTCACACTTTTCCGCCACGACATACAATATCTGGACAATTCGGTAAAAGCGCATGAAACGCTAGGTGCTTCATTAATGAAAGAGAGTAATTTCGCAAAAAGTGAGGAAGAGCGTGCGCGGATAGTAGCCGAAGCCATAGGACACTATAAGCGCACATTGGAAATCTATCCGGACTTTGCAATGGGTAATAATAATCTTGGAACCTTTTACGCTAATCTTTATAATGACTGCGAAAATGCCATTCCTCTTTTTATAAAAGCTATAGAAGTTGACAGTTCTTTCGGCGAGGCAATGATCAATCTCGGATTGTGCTACACCCGTCAGTCAAGAATTGATGATGCGATCAGCATGCTGGAGCGCGGAATAACAATTGAACGGGGAAAATTCATGATCTCGTACACTACTTTAATAGCTTTATATTTTGAAAAAGGAAACTCAGAAAAGGGGATAAGATTATTTGAAGAAGCGGTGAAGTTTTTCCCGGATTCCGAAGTGCCATATAGGGAAATGGGAAATCAATATATCGCAAAAGGAGACACTCTTGAATCCGTAAAGTATTTTGGGTTATCCCTTAAGATTAAAGGCGACAGCCAGTTAAGTGATTTTGTTTCCAATTACTTTTACCGAAAAGGTGATACGCTCCGGGGGAAAGCGTATCAAATACAAAAAAGATAG